CAAAAAGAGGAGACTGAGGCAAAGATGACTTTTTTGAAACAAGAAAAGGTTGACTTAGAAAAAGAGTTGCAAAAACACAATACCAATATTGAAATTCTTCAGAAAGACAAGGGTGAGCTTATTCAGGAGTTGGGTAAAGTAAAAAAGGATTTTGAAAAGACCAATTTACAACTTGTTCAACAAGTGGACAACCTTAAAGCAGATAGTCAGCGTCTGCAATTGTTGCAGACTGAGGTTAACACAGAAGTGCAGTccttacaaaaagaaaaaaagaggctgTTACAGGAGATCCAGGAGTTAAAGAATCTGACTGAATCACTGTCACAGTTCAAGGGCCTGCTTGAGTCCAAACTACAGGATGAATCCAGTGAAAGAAATAAAGAGATCTCTAAGAATGATGCTCTGTCCAGACAaattgaggagctgcagaaaacaTTGTCCAAAGTTACAAAAGAAAATGAGGAGATGTCCTCTAATCTCCAGGATGCTGATGTGCATAGGAAATCTTTCCTAGTGGATAAGGAAGCATTGGAAACGAGGTTTAAACAGCAAGAACAAGAAATCGGTAATTTGAGAGAAGATAATGAACAGCTGCTGTCTAAGCTTGAGAAAACCAGCGTAGAGATGAGCCTCCTCACCACGGAGAAGGAGAACCTCTTGGCAGCACAGTGCAAGTTGGACCAGGACGTCGCTTCGCTCCACACCAAGCAGGACGATTGGCTCGCAGAACGATCACGGCTCCTTGAAGATGTGGAGAAGTTGCGAACTAGCCAGAAACATCTTGTGGTTGACATCCAGACCCTACAAATGGATAAACAGCGTTTGGAGGACAAATACCGGACCGCCGCTGCAGAGGTATCGGCCTCTGCCGTTGAAAAAGAGGAGAtctcctccagcatctccagcctgaCGGCTCAGAGAGATGCCCTGCAGGTGGAGAAAGACGAAGCCACACAGCAAGTCAGGCAGCTGGAGAGCCAACTAAAACATGCCATTTCTAAACAGCATGAGGTATTCCTCCTCCTGTAGTAATCACTGACACACGTCTTAGAGCGGCTGGGCCTATGTCACCTTGTCACTGCATGCTTGCTGGAGTTTCTCCCTGTTccccttttctttattttcatgtcTAGCTTTCATCCTTCATTCACTAACTGCTGTTGTATGTGTCACCTTTACCTCCCAGCCTTTTCCTGTGGGCTTATAATGCGATCTAACATCAGGTGAAAAGTAAATGGACTGTAATAGGCCTCACTCTATGAAGGTGCTCATCATATTTGATACGTAATTGTGTATTACCAGACTCCAGACACTGAAGCTTTAAAGTTGaatcaaaacataaataaaaaggttttgGCCTTGTAATACTGCTAAATTTAACTTCAAAAAGAAATCATGAAAGTCCTGATTAAAAAAACTTTCAGAAAACCTTTCCTTAATGAAAACGAGGTTAATGCGTTATTGGTGTCCATTCTGAGGCCACAGGTTGTAGAGTATTAGAGAGTATATGTAAGTGTAATTTATGTTTCTAACTCAAGTTCTGTTTGTAACCGCACCAAAGATTGAATAATGGATTCCATAATTAGGAATGTTGATTAATTCAGCATGCAGTTAAATGTATTGTAACGggcaaaataaattattaatttgttagagcattttattttaattttactaGAGTCAAAAATTGAACATCTTAATTAAAATACTTCTCATCTTAATTGAAATATTTATAATTCTGAATTGAGGCCATGGAGAGCTTGTCAACCACGTTTTTGAAAAATTCTTAGGCTACAGAGGTTTCTGCCAAGACTGCTGAGGCTCTTGAACAGCTGACAAAAGACAAAGCCAGTTTGATGAAAGAGAAGAACGACATCCAGTCCTTGGTGGATGAGCTCCAGCGATCCAAGCTGGAGGTTGAGATGCAGGTAGAACTTCAGTCTCTGCACAAAAAGTGCTAATGGCAGCTCTCTGTGGTGAAttaattgtttttgttacaATTGTTAAAGCTCGAAACATTGAAAAAGGAGAATTCCAAGTACCAGGAAGATCTGATTGTATCCAAAGAGCAGTTTGGCACTGAAACTGAAAAGACCAAGAGCCTGTGCCAGGAAATGTGAGTATATCATCAAGTTGAGCTTGATAATAGTTATATATTGTATGCAGTAAATCACGGCTTTGGCGATGAGGCTGTTTCAAACCTAATgtggtgctttttatttttattttattggttgtgtttgtttagtgaCATGCTGAAAGACGCAGTGTCTGTGAAGTCACAGTCTCTGCAGATGCTGCAAGATGAGAACAAGAAGCTGACTCAGGAGCTCGATAACAATCAGAAAGGCCAAAGTGATGTTGTGAAGGTGCAGCTCTCTCCATTGTATTTACATACACCCACAAACATATTAACAGTGTGGTTTGGTTACTTATCTGACTGTATTTGCACTTTGACCTTTAGCTCAAGGATGAGCACTCAAAACTCAAAAAACAATTAGATGACTTGAAGCAAAGGTAAGATGATACACTTCCTTACATTGTTaggtttgtattgttttattccaGAATCTAAATCCCATTGCCAGTATGTCGTGCATAAGGGAATTTAATTCTAATCTTTTCTCCCTAAGCCTGCCAAACAATGCCTTCAGGTACTCAGTGTGTTCAGTATTCAGTGTGATGTCCACCATTCCCATATACAAAATACGAATACATGCATGTAGGCTGATACACAAAAGCCAAGAGCGAAGCATCCGTTTCACCTCCTATTTACTACTATTTTTATGTCTGCTTTCACTTCATCGGGGGTTCTGTTTTACCATTGctcttaatttattatttttcttccttaTTAAAATACATTGGTGTTGGTTTGTTTGCCATTTTTCCATAATACCACACACAAGGTATTTGCAAGGTATGTCACcttgaacatgtgtgtgtgtttgtttatctgaTAGTGAAAACACCttgaaggagcagctggaaaaggaGAAGGCTGCCCTCCAACAGTCCATCCATAAAAACAGTGCCTTAATCTCAGAAAAGGACCAGCAGGTGGAAAGTCTTAGAAGTGAGGTAAGAAGCTGTCGCCATTCGCTGTCAGTTTGGGTGGCACAGAACAGAGGAATTGCTGAGCGTGCAAAAGTTGAGCACATGCAAGTCAACACCTGACACGTCACTGTTTCCTTGCTGTGGCACTTCCTCAGCACAACACCAggcttgatttgatttgatgtgatgtgatgtgatttgaTCAGTTTATTTCAAACATTCACATCACACATAAAAAGTATATTTACTCTGTTACATCCATATCATcatcacatacatacatacaacaaTATCTTTATTATCTTATTACCATTATTTTACTCACATTAGTCTCATATACAGCCTAGCCTGTCCTCTCCTCATTACTGTACTTCATTAATATGTTTACAGGCCTGAACACAACATACCTATTAAAGGTCATGTAGACTAGACTATAGACTCTGCAGAGTGGTTTCTTGGACAACTGAGGCTAACAGGATGTTCTACGTCAAACTATTTTGGCCCGCTTTCGTTTTTAGTCTGCTTGAAAGGGATCCTACAACATGCCTAATGTCAGGGCCAAAAGCTTTTGTGGTTCTCGCAAACCAAGtgacatattttttttttttcagacaggTTTTGCTTTGAAATCAGTTTAATTTATGCAGAATGAATGAGTCCTTCATTTAAACATGGTTGTGTTGGTCTTGTTGCCATAACATTGCCTTTGCATTGAAAAAATGTCTGAGATTTGACCAATATTTGTTATTGTCTCCACAGCTGGCTGTACTGCATAGAGAGAGTATCTCAGTTAAGACGTTGCAGGGTACAATTGAGGCCTTAGAGAAGGAGAAGGTAAATCTACAAGCTCGTGTTCAGAGGCTGGAGAAGGACCTGGCTGCGGGTCCTGAAACAGTGAAGTCCTCAGGTAATGCAATTTCTAACTGGAGGCCACAGCTCTCATTTCTTGTAACCCTTGAAGGTTGAAGTAACTTCAAAAGGTAAcgctctttattatttatttctgtttttgtaatttCCTGTAATCCTATTTCCAGGTGATGTGGTTCTTGACCAACTAAGGGAGGATAAGGAGACTGCAGAGAGTCAGGTGTGAGAAGTGTTGTTCATCTTCAATCATATCAAATCTTAGGCTTCTAGGGTTAGGGACTTCCCATGGAAGTTTTTGGTTTGACACTAGTTCATGTGCATCTGCATTTTAATAATATAAGTAGATTTCTCCAGTAGAATTAAGTTTGGTTTGTGTGACATGTTTACTAATCAGCTTTTCTGCAAGCGTACATGTCATGACAAAGGCTGCGACTGCCTGCAGACACTAGAGCAGCTTGATTGGGATCAAAAGGAAAAGGCAGGAAAAGGATAGCCTATGAATAATGGCACAGTAAAAACTTGTGTTGTCCAGTTGTATTTGATTAGTTTTTAATGCACTACATCTAGTTTTAAGAAAGGTGGTACTAACTTTTTGCACATGACTGTTTAGTGCATCAACCCACGTTCACTGTGACCCATGTAGCTGTAACAGTATAATGTTTTGCAGAGGTGAAACATATTGGCTGATTTGGAACTTTATTTTTGAAAAGCTCAATTAATGACACATGAATTCCAGGTTCATTCCCAGGTGATTGTGTGTCGCAGTGTCTCATCACCAGCctctgtttttaaaatgttatactgtgttttctgtgtcagTGATGACCTGACAGTTGTCTGACATTAGGTGGGTCCTAATttgaatttcattttttttcctccccttcttCTTTTCTAAAATTCCAACTCCGCtactcttctctgtctctgatgTTGCCAATGCTACAACACCATCAGGCAGCGgtttgttaatgtttttcaTCAGCTTCACTTGTGCATGTTTGTCTGTCACTCTCACTGTGGCTCGTATGTTTCGTCCAGTGGAACACATTATAGTTGGTGTCAAACTCACAAAGTTCCTTCAAAGAGAAAACAAGCTCGACTTCTCAATACCTTTAGATAAAGACTTTACTAAAATCCCCAGATTACATGGATTTTCATCACAGAAGAAGCATTAGATCTGATATTACGATTACTTGTAATTCATGAGACACAACTTAAGTGAGTATTTTATCTACTGACTCATTCCAAGCTTTGATCTTTTGCTTTGGCTGACAGCTCACAGTGGGGATGGACTGCCACAGTCTAGATTGTGTTAATTAGTAGGGAAATATAGTACTAAGTACAGCTACTGTTATCTGAACCTAGGCGTTGTGTTCAAACCTTAGTACAACACTTAATATTAAGTACCGGTAAATGTGGATCCCTTgcctgtagcagcagcagtcatGATACCGTTGTAATTTTCCTTTACAGATTGAGTTCCTGAATTCAGTCATTGTTGACCTCCAGAGGAAGAATCAGGACCTCAAGGACAAGCTGGAGAAaatggcagctgctgctctaaATGGGAATAATCCAAATGAACTGGATAATTACGATGGGTAAGTGCCACTTatgtcatgttttctttttaaataacaCCATCAGTCACAAGTCAGTCATACCTAGAGCTACTTAATTTTCTCTGCAGTCATGAAGAAGAACCCACGAAGAAGAAACCTCCCCCAAGGCTGTTCTGCGACATCTGTGACTGCTTTGATCTTCATGACACAGAGGACTGTCCCACACAGATGCAGATGCCTGATTCCCCTCCACACACCACCTACCACGGTAACAAGGCCGAGGAACGACCTTACTGCGACATCTGTGAGGTGTTCGGCCACTGGACCGACGCTTGTAATGATGACCAGACCTTTTAAAAGCCTTTTTAACCCTTGTTCGCACAATCACTATATTTGCACATCATGTTAAAATATGCGGTGATTTTCGGGgcttagtttgtgtgtgtgcgtgtgtgtgcgtgtgtgtgcgtgtgtgtgcgtgtgtgtgcgtgtgtgcttgtttttgcCAAGCGTCCTTACTGTCCATGCCCACCCTCAAGCGCTCTTAGAGGGAAACGCTCTCCTCAGAATCTCTGtccagaaaaataaaatacagcagtTAAGACTTTGTAATTGCTTCTGATTTTGGGAAGATGAATGTTTtatcctcttttctttttttgtgagCGAAGGGATAAGTTAAGTGGAAGTATCATTGTGGGAGAAGTAATAGTATTGTTCATGTCATTTAATTTATCAATATCCTAATACTGTTTGCACAGGTTGTTGGGGGTTACAGAGATAATATAGTGTAACACAAGGTGTGTATTTGGAACTGTAAATGACTTGATTGATAAACGTTTGTGCAGAAACTGGTGAGctatagtttatttttttatgcctGGAAATACTATGTACTTTGATAGCGTTTGATTTGCTCACGCCTGCCAGGGCTGGAGCAGCTACGAGGATCGACTCACAGACACGTTGACTTTAACGGGGACTTTTTTCTAGTTTTCTGGAAGCGAGTGTGGGCTGATAAGTAGAGGTAAAGCACTTCACGCTTACTGTGAGGGCTCCGTTCCAGTCAAATGGCCTTTCCAAAAAGTTTGTTTGCATTTAAAAAGAGGATTTCTGTATGAAATAATGATACTTTGAGatttctttaaaatgttttgaatatatgtataaaaataaataaactttatgTATAAAGTAAAACCTGTGATTGTTCATTTAATCCACTGTGTCTGATGGAAGCACATCTTCCCAGGTGTTCAGTTTGATGCCATGTGGTGGACCTAGTCTGTGTTTAGTCAGTTTTATTTAGGTTTACTTCATACTGGGTGAGATGGTTTATTCCTTGATGCATTTAGCAGAACACGTTTTGGGTAAATACTGGTTGGTAACAGACAAGGGTCTAAAGTGTACACGCACgcatacagtatacagcacACAGAGGGGCCCCGTGCTACTGGTGCAGGTGTGTTGGAGCTCCAGGCTGCCACCTCTGCAGTTCTACGCTGAACTCCACAGTCGGCGGCTCCACTGGCACAGACGTGGAGCTGTCTGTGAGGACGTCCATCTCGTGGgccttcctttccttccctgTACCAACAAGGCACAACAGCATCTATGAGCTGAGCAGCCTGAAAATAAAAACGAGCCAGTGCAGGTTTCCTAAATATTCCAACAATTTTCTGATGAACCTTTTGAAGATGTCGCTGTCCTCTGTCCCGCGCCTTTGCCTCTGCCTAACTTCAGTtccttgtcctcctcttctttgATTTTCTTTCCCAGATCCTGAAGTTGATCCCACATGTAAAAGAATCTTTGACCATTAATCATGCTGtccactctgtcctcagacGTCTGGACCTTCTGGTTTAAGGGATGATTCTCATGTCTTGAACTGACCAGCTGATAATCCGCCGGCCAGTGACACGTGTGTCTGGCATCTGAACTTGCCTTTTTAAGCATCTGCGTAGCTTGCGCCTCAAACCCTTTGTGCAAGGCACCAAGGTCGCAGACGACGCTGACCTTTTGTCCTCCTCTGAGCAGGCTTTGCAGGGGCACGTGCACAGAGCCGAGGGTTCTGTTGACGGGGGCATCCTGGACCAGCTCTGGTGcagatttcttctttttgtcttttgacTTGTCTTTGGCAGAATCGGATTTGATTGAGGACTGAGGACGACGCcagagaaaaagaacaagaaaaggTTTTCTAATCTGATCTAATGTCTAATGCATGTTGTTCAGTAGGAACAAAATGAATAAGCTCACATCTTTGCCTTTGctgcctttcttttcttctggAGCTACAGGCCATGACACGACCTAAAACACCAAACACCATGTACACTGTAagacacagtgtttgtgtgttcaacCCCTTCAACCCTCGCGCTCTGCACCTTTTCCTCTTCTATAGAAAGACGAACACCTTGATTGAAGAACCTCTTCAATGCTCCTAGATCGCTAACGGTGTACGTTTGTGTGTCACTGAAGTCCATGCACGTGGACCACGGCAGCTTCGACGTGCTGTGTCTcgacactggagagaaacaaatgagcaacaaacacagcttcacacacagaaatgagaaGAAATTCCAGCCTTCGGCAAATCAGATTGGGCcagacatgaataaatgaatacaaacCACAGATCTAGTAGTAAGTTATGGAAACTGACCCATAAACCGCTCAATTTATTATCAGTCTACTCATGCTCTGACGCCAGTTCCCTGTGGGTGTTTGAATTCCACAGAAACTGATAAAGGTTTGTAAATGAAACCCCTACGTTACAGAACCTCACTGAATCTTCTATCAACGCTGTTCAATCAGTCAGCGTTAATACCGCGAGCGGCGTTCCAGAGGTTTTCCTCTGACGCTCTGGACGTTCCACTCTTACGTTTGTTGTTGTCCGACTGCAGGTCGGCGTCGCTGCCGTCGCCACGCGTCGCAGCTGGAGTTATGACTTCCGGCTCCCTGTCATCTGtctggcaaaacaaaacaagcccgATGCTTCACTAAATCTTGAACTAAATCTATTGTAAGATATCAGAACATATAACAAAAAAATCTATATGATCATGAAACGTGAGTGTGAAAAGCTATGGTGCTAGAATGCGTGTGAGTGGGATACGTCACCAGGTCGATCGGTGTTTGATGACTCAGGAACTCATATGAGACAGAGAAGCTGTAGGCGACAACAGGGAGGTCAGGAGAGTCCTTATCCGCGCTCGTCTGTGGGTCTGGAATTCCTCTCATCCTTCCCACACTCACTTTAACGGACGCCTGGTCCACTATCAAACCTGGGAAGAGCATCCTGTTATTATGAACTGCTCCGCCTCCGCCTGTGAAGCAGTCTACAGGCTCACCGGTGGTGTCAGCCAGACCCCCGAAGCCACGGCGCTCCTCGGCGCCGATCCAGGACGCGTCCAGGCAGGAGAGCCGCGGGAGGCTGTCCACAGCCAGGCCCGGGTAGGAGGACGCGAGCGTGAAGGGGTTTCCCATCAGCACCAGGGTCCTGAGGCGTGGGAGTGTGCGCAGGGCCTCCAGCAGGGTCCGCTGGTCCTGGAACTCACAGTCGCTGAGGTCCAGACACACCAGCTGAGGCCTGATGTGACAGAGATCAGAGACACGGACCTGAAATTCTGATATTTAGAGTTCTGATGAAGTCCCATTCACCCCAGAGGTTCTGTATAAAacctgttctgctcctccaaCTGTTAATGCTGACAGTTCTGTACAAATTTAATGCGACAGACGTAGCTTTGTTTACTGCAGCATACTGCGACATATAAGTTGATTAAATACCCCAAATAATGACAAACTATGAGAGTGGGTGCACAATGTAAAACCGAGATGTGAATTCCATGCGTTTAAATAAAACCGCATTAAGAGGATGTGGTTTGCTGAGGTGGGATCAAAACGCTCTCTGAAGTTGTCATTGTATCGTCATCTGCCAGTGTTTCCTCCACATGTGTCACTAGAAGAAATCACACACGCCGCCATCAAATCAGTACACGTGGTAAACCAGTAGTTCTGCAAAGGCAACGTTAAACAGTGATTGATGCGACGCGCCGGGCGTTTAACACGAGCGCTGCATGTGTTTGACCTGGTTTTGGTTTACCTCCTCAGAACCCAgctgacttcctgtgtgtgcacagaCTAACCAGTGTCTTCCTGTAAGACGAGCGGCGTCTTGGTGGGAACCCAGGCCATTGGAGCCCAGGCCGAGGTGCAGCAGGCGGGGGGGCGGGCGGGTGGTAAGGGCGCGCAGGGAGGACAGGTGGTTGGCGCTGACTTCCAGGATCTTTGAAAGAAGCACGGTGACAGAACAGAGAGTGGGAGCTCGATACCAGCACTATGATGAcgtagcagtgtgtgtgtgtgtgtgtgtgtgtgtgtgtgtgtgtgtgtgtgtgtgtgtgtgtgtgttgcatcacTGGACCAgtgatgtcacagcaggtgATTCATATTCGGTTGATGATGGAAAAGCCAGAAATCACCTTTGAATGAATCATGCTGAAAGTTCCTTTGACCCAAAGAACGGATCAGAGAGAAGCTCGACGTGTGCGTTCCTCACCTTTAAGGTGTTTGGAAGATTCTCCACAGGGATTTCTGGAATTTTGTTCACACTCAGCACGAGTTCCTCCAGCTGGGAGAACTTCAACAGGCCACTGTCGATGGCGGTCACCTGAAGGCAACACGCAAGAATCGACAAGACTCATTTCCTTACGTTCGCGTGAGCATTTCAAATCCTGTGAAAGCGAGATCACTCACGCCCTTGTCCACGATGCGAAGCGTGGTAAAGTACGTGTAAATGAAGTCGGGCTGCAGGGGTTCTGGTGTGAGCACCGCCAGCCGCCTCAGGCCCGGAACCTGCCGGCTCCACGACCCGTCGTGGCTCCACGGGGAGCGGGGGCAGCTCAGCAGGTCCAGGAGGGCGTCGGTC
Above is a window of Betta splendens chromosome 9, fBetSpl5.4, whole genome shotgun sequence DNA encoding:
- the LOC114862420 gene encoding leucine-rich repeat-containing protein 43-like isoform X2, with the translated sequence MDSKKLSAVIEKRIRRLCLSDFPCGRASNECRKSEDSAEKANGTDALLDLLSCPRSPWSHDGSWSRQVPGLRRLAVLTPEPLQPDFIYTYFTTLRIVDKGVTAIDSGLLKFSQLEELVLSVNKIPEIPVENLPNTLKILEVSANHLSSLRALTTRPPPRLLHLGLGSNGLGSHQDAARLTGRHWPQLVCLDLSDCEFQDQRTLLEALRTLPRLRTLVLMGNPFTLASSYPGLAVDSLPRLSCLDASWIGAEERRGFGGLADTTGLIVDQASVKVSVGRMRGIPDPQTSADKDSPDLPVVAYSFSVSYEFLSHQTPIDLTDDREPEVITPAATRGDGSDADLQSDNNKLSRHSTSKLPWSTCMDFSDTQTYTVSDLGALKRFFNQGVRLSIEEEKSSIKSDSAKDKSKDKKKKSAPELVQDAPVNRTLGSVHVPLQSLLRGGQKVSVVCDLGALHKGFEAQATQMLKKDLGKKIKEEEDKELKLGRGKGAGQRTATSSKGKERKAHEMDVLTDSSTSVPVEPPTVEFSVELQRWQPGAPTHLHQ
- the LOC114862420 gene encoding leucine-rich repeat-containing protein 43-like isoform X1, encoding MDSKKLSAVIEKRIRRLCLSDFPCGRASNECRKSEDSAEKANGTDALLDLLSCPRSPWSHDGSWSRQVPGLRRLAVLTPEPLQPDFIYTYFTTLRIVDKGVTAIDSGLLKFSQLEELVLSVNKIPEIPVENLPNTLKILEVSANHLSSLRALTTRPPPRLLHLGLGSNGLGSHQDAARLTGRHWPQLVCLDLSDCEFQDQRTLLEALRTLPRLRTLVLMGNPFTLASSYPGLAVDSLPRLSCLDASWIGAEERRGFGGLADTTGLIVDQASVKVSVGRMRGIPDPQTSADKDSPDLPVVAYSFSVSYEFLSHQTPIDLTDDREPEVITPAATRGDGSDADLQSDNNKLSRHSTSKLPWSTCMDFSDTQTYTVSDLGALKRFFNQGVRLSIEEEKVVSWPVAPEEKKGSKGKDSSIKSDSAKDKSKDKKKKSAPELVQDAPVNRTLGSVHVPLQSLLRGGQKVSVVCDLGALHKGFEAQATQMLKKDLGKKIKEEEDKELKLGRGKGAGQRTATSSKGKERKAHEMDVLTDSSTSVPVEPPTVEFSVELQRWQPGAPTHLHQ